One Fusarium falciforme chromosome 1, complete sequence genomic window carries:
- a CDS encoding Protein kinase domain-containing protein: MSSLGVWDSEDVEQSRVRNRDFPGGPYIRGTLLGQGGFACVYKVLRQRDGGVFAGKTSPNAVNNLRREASVLRNLNHEHIVKYIDYYEDADYPSANVLVLELCPHGNLQTLINDYTYGVPQKKTLEVMLQLSWALRYLHGQGRYHGDFKPRNVLVRSWDPVNVVMADCADVKRVININSRDKPHGTKSYWSPYVFRHNRHAGTSDDIWALGVSLLAMMSQSPRFVKKEERMYPRQCHTHAQNLLELNPDHDIVRLASRMLDWNTKARVTAAELVEVIPGMLSKVERQEYETGMAKRMELKIPEGFEPIVFW, from the exons ATGTCGTCGCTAGGGGTTTGGGATAGCGAAGACGTTGAGCAGTCCAGGGTCCGGAATCGCGACTTCCCTGGCGGCCCTTACATTCGAGGGACCCTCCTAGGCCAAGGCGGCTTCGCCTGCGTTTACAAGGTTCTTCGACAACGCGATGGAGGCGTGTTTGCGGGCAAGACCTCTCCCAATGCAGTGAATAACCTCCGCAGGGAGGCTTCCGTGCTCCGAAATCTGAACCAC GAACACATCGTCAAGTACATTGACTATTACGAGGACGCAGACTATCCCTCCGCAAATGTCCTCGTGCTGGAGCTCTGCCCACATGGCAACCTGCAAACACTCATCAACGACTACACATATGGCGTGCCACAGAAGAAGACGCTGGAAGTGATGCTTCAACTCTCGTGGGCTCTTAGATACCTCCACGGACAGGGTCGATACCACGGGGACTTTAAACCGCGAAATGTCCTGGTTCGGTCGTGGGATCCCGTCAACGTGGTCATGGCCGACTGCGCGGATGTCAAGCgagtcatcaacatcaacagccGCGACAAGCCACACGGGACAAAGTCGTACTGGTCGCCGTACGTCTTTCGACACAACCGACACGCAGGGACCAGCGACGACATCTGGGCCCTGGGCGTCTCACTGCTCGCCATGATGTCGCAGTCTCCCAGATtcgtcaagaaggaggagcgcATGTATCCCCGACAGTGTCACACACACGCCCAGAACCTGCTGGAGCTGAACCCGGATCACGACATTGTCCGGCTTGCGAGCCGCATGCTGGACTGGAATACCAAGGCTCGAGTGACGGCGGCTGAGCTTGTCGAGGTCATCCCTGGCATGCTCAGCAAGGTCGAACGACAAGAATATGAAACGGGGATGGCGAAGAGGATGGAACTCAAAATTCCAGAGGGCTTTGAGCCCATCGTTTTCTGGTGA
- a CDS encoding [Histone H3]-trimethyl-L-lysine(9) demethylase: MSESTSKSTDASIAVAAHPLQDAVAAPTETKAHDAKPAKSDQSFLHSPPDSNDTAKSDASDSELSDLEDEPILSDAPQPAPASDNGDTHNDACDDIGEVLPDHWSGTVPVFKPTMHQFKDFKRFMEAVDSYGMKSGIIKIIPPEEWKDSLPKLDELVKQVKVREPIKQDIMGSNGTYRQVNIVHGRSYNLPQWRQLCDQSEHQPPARRGERRANAEKPKPRTRAAAAAASNTADSATPKKRGRGRPAKRGARGRRAKEEPEADDDRPMTPVSPKQDPAETQEPPIQSIEKDPGVEDDEDYEPTVGRMGSRQAKAKTQTVSARRKYSRREGSAMIDEAAFKDWDYKMDISEYTPERCEELERVYWKTLTYAPPLYGADLMGTLFDESTEIWNLNKLPNLLDVLGTKVPGVNTAYLYLGMWKATFAWHLEDVDLYSINYLHFGAPKQWYSISQADARRFEAAMKNIWPADAKACDQFLRHKGFLISPQHLKSHYNITVNKCVSYPGEFVVTYPYGYHSGYNLGYNCAEAVNFALDSWLDIGKIAKKCECAQAQDSVWVNVYEIERKLRGEETEYEETEDEEDEEDDDDERSGLPTPPSGSGVKFKETGRKRKRGPGEKGGKVKKIRLRLRTKAEPPCCLCPNEVPTAELLPTDDGRKAHRTCALYLPETYIDTVDGQEIVANVAGIHKDRLDLKCLYCRSRRGACFQCSQKKCARAYHPTCAAAAGVFIEEQDVPVFGEDGTEYKEQAFGFSCRFHRTKRDKKLDGDALEADSRIQAAAAKLRKGDTCQLQYFKGEIFAGVVVETRLDEQTLVLDVLPNGDRLEVEWKWLLLPDPADYRLPKASAKAIPMPTSQKDKEKLKTKRLSDNKPQKDDPFVEGFTWADFQVHPVSNKFQVKIDFSKPDQLWHYLGKTSTEAKAQYTEDPAKPRHNPRGNYLDTLPKDPKPAKPPKVAPVNVPRYTYAPATSFGGPYPAVRPVAPPVSARPEKPYVYKPRKPVEANFAAAAGTFTTQRFTPTAPAPVPTQQPPTVYHHYSYTQPQGRQAPAPHSAQRFEVKTPQSFANGGHSSGPSRPPAQPQHHQWQHSAAPRPAALARAPAPASAPAPAPAPVTQQQANHGYPRPQPKPSWQVHTSIYHKYPFFQVNHNRDSTKYKTPYAAWGGFTNGYEGNLRAHIMANKDAFLHRNSPYGQQPAAPVRNPAPPQATPSAASGQNPFSKPPVSKPAAAAPPILGILPRPAIKAQYLPGAQARPEVVQPVQAVQLPQAVRPPQAVQHPQAVQPQSTVQPAQAAHSPNQSSKPKMAPPAKPYKIPPKESPVPLPANFLAAMSSTQSAPATGATQKSPKGSVMNKQTPVPIPQLPGIPPMASQQQPGVHQQAILDQSSRGSTRTTAGASTRQPAGSVHISSSTSPTFAPTHKQVPAHPARPAEHTLPEPVQKESNVLSKTSPYEPQGFPDVPGCESMEFVERLMSNLRKVSQRGTMN, from the exons ATGTCGGAGTCGACGTCCAAGTCGACCGACGCCAGCATTGCCGTCGCCGCGCATCCCCTCCAAGACGCTGTCGCTGCGCCgaccgagaccaaggctcATGATGCAAAGCCCGCCAAGTCCGATCAGAGCTTCCTTCATTCGCCGCCCGATAGCAACGACACGGCCAAGTCGGACGCATCTGACTCGGAATTGAGCGACCTAGAGGACGAACCCATTCTGAGCGATGCGCCGCAGCCTGCGCCCGCCAGCGACAACGGCGACACCCATAACGACGCCTGCGACGATATTGGGGAGGTGCTTCCGGACCACTGGTCTGGTACTGTTCCTGTCTTTAAGCCGACCATGCACCAATTCAAAGATTTCAAACGCTTC ATGGAAGCTGTCGACAGCTATGGTATGAAGTCTGGTATTATCAAGATCATCCCTCCGGAAGAATGGAAGGACTCTCTCCCGAAGCTCGACGAATTGGTAAAACAAGTCAAAGTGCGAGAGCCGATTAAGCAGGATATCATGGGTTCCAACGGAACGTACCGTCAGGTTAATATTGTTCACGGCCGGTCGTACAACCTTCCTCAATGGCGCCAGCTTTGCGATCAGAGCGAACACCAGCCTCCAGCCAGACGTGGCGAACGACGTGCCAACGCCGAAAAGCCAAAACCACGGACCcgagcggcagcggcagcggcatctAACACTGCAGATTCTGCGACTCCCAAGaagcgagggcgaggacgacCAGCCAAACGCGGAGCTAGAGGCAGACGTGCAaaggaggaaccagaggcCGACGATGACCGCCCCATGACCCCCGTTTCTCCTAAGCAGGATCCTGCAGAAACTCAAGAACCaccaatccaatccatcgAGAAGGACCCGGgcgtcgaggatgatgaagactaTGAGCCCACAGTTGGTCGCATGGGTTCCCGACAAGCAAAGGCGAAGACCCAAACAGTTTCAGCGCGGCGCAAGTACAGTCGCCGAGAAGGATCCGCCATGATTGACGAAGCTGCATTCAAGGACTGGGATTACAAGATGGATATTTCAGAATACACCCCCGAGCGCTGtgaggagctggagagaGTATACTGGAAGACGCTTACCTATGCTCCACCTCTCTACGGCGCTGATCTGATGGGCACCCTTTTTGACGAATCGACCGAGATCTGGAACCTCAACAAGTTGCCTAACCTCTTGGACGTTCTCGGAACCAAGGTTCCAGGAGTCAACACGGCGTACCTCTACCTGGGCATGTGGAAGGCGACCTTTGCTTGGCATCTGGAGGATGTTGATTTGTACAGCATCAACTACCTCCACTTTGGTGCTCCCAAACAGTGGTACAGCATTTCCCAAGCGGACGCCCGTCGTTTCGAGGCTGCGATGAAGAATATCTGGCCCGCAGACGCCAAGGCCTGCGATCAGTTCCTGAGACACAAGGGCTTCCTTATCTCGCCACAACATCTAAAGTCGCATTACAACATCACAGTCAACAAATGCGTTTCATATCCGGGCGAGTTCGTGGTCACATACCCGTACGGATACCATTCTGGATACAACTTGGGTTACAACTGCGCCGAGGCCGTCAACTTCGCGTTGGATTCCTGGCTTGACATCGGCAAGATTGCCAAGAAGTGCGAGTGCGCCCAGGCGCAGGACAGCGTCTGGGTTAATGTCTACGAGATCGAGCGAAAACTGCGTGGCGAAGAGACAGAATATGAGGAaacagaagatgaagaggacgaagaggatgacgatgacgagaggTCTGGCCTGCCCACCCCACCGTCAGGTTCTGGTGTCAAGTTCAAGGAGACTGGGCGAAAGCGAAAGCGTGGACCTGGCGAGAAGGgaggcaaggtcaagaagatcagACTTCGTCTCAGGACGAAAGCTGAGCCTCCTTGTTGCCTCTGTCCCAATGAAGTCCCAACAGCCGAGCTGTTACCCACTGATGATGGCCGGAAGGCTCATCGGACATGTGCCCTCTATCTCCCCGAGACGTACATCGATACTGTCGACGGGCAGGAGATCGTTGCCAATGTGGCAGGCATTCACAAGGATCGCCTTGATCTCAAGTGCCTCTACTGTCGATCCAGGCGCGGCGCATGCTTCCAATGCTCGCAAAAGAAGTGCGCCAGAGCCTATCACCCGACATGCGCGGCTGCAGCAGGTGTCTTTATCGAAGAACAAGATGTTCCTGTTTTTGGGGAAGACGGCACCGAATACAAGGAGCAAGCATTTGGATTCAGCTGTCGATTCCATCGGACGAAGCGAGACAAGAAGTTGGATGGAGATGCACTGGAAGCCGATTCACGTATccaggcagcagcagctaaGCTTCGAAAAGGAGACACTTGCCAGCTGCAATATTTCAAAGGGGAAATTTTCgctggtgttgttgtggAAACCCGCCTCGATGAGCAAACGCTGGTTCTTGATGTTCTACCAAACGG CGATCGCCTCGAGGTTGAATGGAAGTGGCTATTGCTGCCAGACCCTGCTGATTACCGTTTGCCAAAGGCATCAGCAAAGGCCATCCCGATGCCTACCTCgcagaaggacaaggagaagctgaAAACCAAGCGTCTCAGCGACAACAAGCCCCAGAAGGATGATCCGTTCGTCGAGGGCTTCACTTGGGCTGATTTCCAGGTGCATCCAGTCAGCAACAAGTTCCAGGTCAAGATCGACTTCTCCAAGCCCGATCAACTCTGGCACTACCTGGGCAAGACGTCGACCGAAGCCAAAGCCCAGTACACCGAGGATCCTGCCAAACCCCGTCACAATCCGAGGGGCAACTACTTGGATACGCTTCCCAAGGATCCTAAGCCGGCCAAGCCCCCGAAGGTGGCCCCGGTCAATGTGCCGCGATACACATATGCACCAGCAACTTCATTCGGCGGCCCATACCCTGCTGTCAGACCCGTTGCCCCTCCAGTTTCCGCCCGGCCAGAGAAGCCATACGTCTACAAGCCGCGAAAGCCTGTCGAGGCCAactttgctgctgctgcaggtACCTTCACCACGCAGCGATTCACCCCAACCGCTCCAGCGCCTGTTCCTACCCAGCAACCTCCTACCGTGTATCATCACTACTCGTACACACAGCCACAAGGGCGCCAGGCTCCAGCTCCACATTCTGCCCAGAGGTTTGAAGTCAAGACTCCCCAGAGTTTCGCAAATGGTGGACACTCATCTGGTCCATCTCGGCCCCCAGcgcagcctcaacaccaccagtGGCAGCATTCTGCTGCTCCCAGACCTGCAGCCCTAGCTCGAGCGCCTGCACCTGCGTCTGCACCTGCGCCTGCGCCTGCACCCGTGACACAGCAGCAAGCTAATCATGGATACCCGCGTCCTCAACCCAAGCCATCGTGGCAGGTTCATACGTCAATCTACCACAAGTACCCGTTCTTCCAGGTCAACCACAACAG GGACTCTACCAAGTACAAGACACCCTACGCAGCATGGGGAGGCTTCACCAACGGATACGAAGGCAACCTGAGAGCCCACATCATGGCCAACAAGGACGCTTTCCTCCATCGCAACTCTCCTTACGGCCAGCAGCCGGCAGCTCCAGTAAGAAACCCGGCTCCACCGCAAGCAACTCCCAGCGCTGCTAGCGGTCAGAACCCCTTTTCAAAGCCACCAGTGTCCAAGCCTGCGGCCGCTGCCCCTCCGATCCTGGGAATCCTACCTCGTCCTGCTATCAAGGCCCAGTATCTGCCAGGTGCGCAGGCGCGTCCTGAAGTGGTTCAGCCTGTGCAAGCAGTCCAGCTTCCACAAGCTGTCCGGCCTCCACAAGCCGTCCAGCACCCGCAAGCGGTTCAGCCTCAGTCCACCGTTCAGCCTGCACAGGCTGCCCACTCGCCTAACCAGAGTAGCAAACCAAAGATGGCACCTCCAGCCAAGCCGTATAAG ATACCTCCCAAGGAGTCGCCAGTGCCGCTGCCGGCGAACTTCCTGGCGGCCATGAGTTCGACTCAGAGTGCTCCCGCTACTGGAGCAACCCAGAAGTCACCAAAGGGTTCAGTCATGAACAAGCAAACCCCAGTTCCGATTCCCCAGCTGCCTGGAATCCCCCCGATGGCATCTCAACAGCAGCCCGGTGTACATCAGCAAGCAATTTTGGATCAATCCTCTCGTGGATCAACAAGGACCACCGCTGGGGCCTCTACGCGCCAACCTGCGGGATCAGTACACATTTCAAGTTCGACAAGCCCAACATTTGCACCAACACACAAGCAAGTGCCCGCACACCCAGCGCGGCCTGCTGAACATACTTTGCCGGAGCCAGTCCAGAAGGAATCGAACGTACTCTCCAAGACTAGTCCCTACGAGCCTCAAGGGTTTCCAGACGTTCCAGGATGTGAATCTATGGAGTTTGTCGAACGTCTCATGAGCAACCTCCGCAAGGTCTCGCAGCGCGGCACCATGAATTAG